One region of Termitidicoccus mucosus genomic DNA includes:
- a CDS encoding outer membrane beta-barrel protein — MSKTILLTIGLLAAGAISFARQGGAYVLPKDSGPNFYLEAGPGFMKADLKTTEGDDVNDDLGKFVGGSLSFGWRISPNHKIQIEAGGYVSDAKESGEDYSWKADITAIPVLVSYSYCVQLDQAGRCELRLTPTLGSITMQIDEKEDDPSGHYSASVSDTTYAVGAGVGITYHLSSKFYVDAGYRFLRLGKTEYSFYDDEPETGLKAANSHWVSVTFGWKF; from the coding sequence GTGTCAAAAACGATCCTGTTAACCATCGGCCTGCTTGCCGCAGGCGCGATTTCGTTCGCCCGGCAAGGCGGCGCCTACGTGCTCCCGAAGGACTCCGGCCCGAACTTCTATCTCGAGGCCGGCCCCGGCTTCATGAAAGCCGACCTGAAGACCACCGAGGGCGACGATGTCAATGACGACCTCGGGAAGTTCGTCGGCGGCAGCCTGAGCTTCGGCTGGCGGATCAGCCCAAACCACAAAATCCAGATCGAGGCCGGCGGTTATGTGTCCGATGCAAAAGAATCCGGCGAGGATTATTCATGGAAGGCGGACATTACCGCAATACCCGTGCTGGTCTCCTACAGTTATTGCGTCCAGCTTGACCAGGCCGGACGTTGCGAACTTCGGCTGACGCCGACGCTCGGGAGCATCACCATGCAAATTGACGAAAAGGAGGACGACCCCTCGGGTCATTATTCGGCAAGCGTCTCTGACACCACCTATGCGGTGGGGGCCGGCGTGGGCATTACCTATCATCTGTCCTCCAAGTTTTACGTGGATGCCGGGTATCGTTTTCTCCGCCTAGGCAAGACGGAGTATAGTTTTTATGACGATGAGCCCGAGACGGGCCTGAAGGCGGCCAACTCCCACTGGGTTTCCGTCACGTTCGGCTGGAAATTCTAG
- a CDS encoding ankyrin repeat domain-containing protein, which produces MKAFVFLIISACVFFTGCTSLSFVSAGSFFGPGPQYEFLKASGYGDTKEMERQLRRGADINRQGREGMTALIWALWQGNKRSYEWLLQHGADPNLQMPATDLARYGFFSGASAVSVAARHRDPWFLEITLKYGGNPNLYNPIMKETVIFDCISFYEKKHDGIAQLELLIKYGADLNAAHPSTPMMYAAIFNRYDMVYMMLEAGADPTIVISGKFSLLTDLKRDMTIPGDSLSQWRKEVIKLLREKGVTFDGDE; this is translated from the coding sequence ATGAAGGCATTTGTTTTTTTGATTATTTCAGCCTGTGTCTTTTTTACAGGATGCACATCCCTGTCATTCGTGAGCGCGGGCAGTTTTTTCGGGCCAGGTCCGCAGTATGAATTTCTCAAGGCGTCAGGTTATGGAGACACAAAGGAAATGGAGAGGCAACTGCGACGTGGAGCCGATATAAATCGCCAAGGACGCGAGGGAATGACGGCATTGATATGGGCACTCTGGCAAGGCAACAAAAGAAGCTACGAATGGCTGCTCCAGCACGGGGCCGACCCTAATTTGCAAATGCCGGCGACCGACCTGGCAAGGTATGGATTTTTCAGTGGTGCATCAGCCGTATCTGTGGCTGCTCGGCATCGGGACCCTTGGTTCCTTGAGATTACGTTAAAGTATGGCGGAAATCCAAATTTATATAATCCGATTATGAAAGAAACGGTTATATTTGACTGTATTAGTTTCTATGAGAAAAAACATGATGGGATAGCACAACTCGAATTATTGATAAAGTATGGTGCAGATTTGAATGCCGCACATCCAAGCACGCCTATGATGTATGCGGCCATATTTAATAGATATGATATGGTCTATATGATGTTGGAAGCTGGTGCCGATCCTACGATAGTGATCAGCGGAAAGTTTTCATTGCTCACGGATTTGAAGAGAGACATGACAATACCCGGAGACTCCTTGTCTCAATGGCGAAAAGAGGTGATAAAACTATTAAGAGAAAAAGGAGTAACGTTCGATGGCGATGAATAA